Proteins from one Pyrococcus kukulkanii genomic window:
- the pstS gene encoding phosphate ABC transporter substrate-binding protein PstS, with protein sequence MKEHTNLILIILLGIAVFVAGCIGGETKTVTVTSKEPMTNTRTVTIKEKTSSQVIVIRTTGATFPMYQIQKWIEDYQKTHPNVKIEYEGGGSGHGQEAFLKGLTDIGRTDPPVKEATWKKFLATGDQPLQFPEIVGAVVVVYNVPGVKELKLSREVLAKIFLGEIEYWDDPAIKKLNPNENLPHEKIIVIHRSDSSGTTAIFTTYLSLISKEWAEKVGAGKVVDWPVDKMGRGMGGKGNSGVVAMLKQTKYSIAYTELSYAINENLKVAVLENKAGKYVKPTEETIKAAVANVKAYIPDPTQGYKEDLKQLLDAPGENSYPIVAFTHILVWQNKGGKHYSPEKARAIKDFLKWILTEGQKEEHIAPGYVGLPPEVAKIGLKAVEMIQEG encoded by the coding sequence ATGAAGGAGCATACAAATTTAATCTTGATTATATTATTAGGAATAGCGGTATTTGTGGCAGGTTGCATCGGAGGGGAAACCAAGACCGTAACCGTGACAAGCAAAGAGCCCATGACTAACACAAGGACGGTAACCATAAAGGAAAAGACCTCATCCCAAGTAATAGTAATTAGAACAACTGGAGCGACTTTCCCGATGTACCAGATCCAGAAGTGGATAGAGGACTATCAAAAGACCCATCCAAACGTTAAGATAGAATACGAGGGTGGAGGAAGCGGGCACGGTCAGGAGGCTTTTCTCAAGGGGTTAACCGATATAGGAAGGACGGATCCCCCAGTAAAGGAGGCAACTTGGAAGAAGTTTTTAGCAACAGGAGATCAGCCCCTCCAGTTCCCTGAGATCGTTGGCGCGGTTGTGGTTGTTTACAACGTTCCTGGGGTTAAAGAGCTCAAGCTTAGCAGGGAGGTTCTAGCCAAGATATTCCTCGGGGAAATAGAGTACTGGGACGATCCGGCGATAAAGAAGCTGAATCCCAACGAAAATCTCCCCCACGAGAAGATAATAGTCATCCACAGGAGCGATTCCAGCGGAACTACCGCAATATTCACGACCTACCTAAGCCTAATCAGCAAGGAGTGGGCCGAAAAGGTGGGTGCTGGAAAGGTCGTGGACTGGCCAGTAGACAAGATGGGAAGGGGAATGGGAGGAAAGGGCAATTCTGGAGTAGTTGCGATGCTCAAGCAGACGAAGTACAGCATAGCCTACACAGAGCTTTCTTACGCGATAAACGAGAACCTCAAGGTCGCGGTACTTGAGAATAAAGCCGGTAAATACGTTAAACCAACGGAAGAGACAATAAAAGCGGCAGTTGCGAACGTCAAGGCCTACATACCTGATCCAACCCAGGGATACAAAGAGGATCTGAAGCAACTTCTCGATGCACCGGGAGAGAACTCCTACCCAATAGTCGCCTTCACGCACATTCTCGTATGGCAGAATAAGGGAGGAAAGCACTATAGTCCAGAGAAGGCCAGAGCAATCAAGGACTTCCTAAAGTGGATACTTACGGAGGGCCAGAAGGAAGAGCACATCGCTCCAGGATACGTAGGGCTTCCACCAGAGGTCGCCAAGATAGGACTTAAGGCCGTCGAGATGATACAGGAGGGATGA